In Calliopsis andreniformis isolate RMS-2024a chromosome 8, iyCalAndr_principal, whole genome shotgun sequence, one DNA window encodes the following:
- the LOC143182089 gene encoding transient receptor potential channel pyrexia: MAASNEDHVRMITALENDDVETATRIITEKFDKKFLQSTGILRVTAVHLAAWHGRLELLDLLYKNGADINTTDKIGRCALFHAAHRGNSEVVKWLLQRGSFTDTKVNVDSCSKDFRKSIRGPYSIGQQLPIPECWGRTALHQAVKNNHSEVVKLLVNANTDVNVQDERGITPLLLAGSSVIQKDSIEMSKFVDIIEILVSAKASLNVIDPNTGATALHHATILGSSLATKRLIDGGACPLYQCNNTGSTLLHFAASVGNIDTLLILLEAIPRDYIDIQDKINRTPLHRASYSGHIECVRALINFGGNLAARTKVGVTVIDAIFAHIPKPVLFLQNILDSWVGRNNNYTDRYSYITINFDILAPKGELQMGVINSLIAAASDMEHLTLLQHPLVETFLWLKWSKLRVFFLSLVFVHALLILSLSGYSIMLLQYGIDSVLLRAILTCCSCFLLFHNMVQVLMLPRYYLKRCETWLSFACAAMSLVISLNTANIAIQVKKGTLNLPQQSSQWMLRFLSVSILLGWIQMMLLIGRLPICGYYALMFSTVLKNILKVLLAFVCLIVGFALSFFVLFPENDQFRNSWRAVVKTVVMMMGEYEYGALFSDTKNGSSFLPAMDGVVFLAFVVLASIVLMNLMIGLAVNDIQGLVKEGHIRQLLKQAEFIGHIEMLTSHRIFRNNWLHWLIESRRNIPTKITFRYYGNYPKSYLSIPTMLREALFLLASKQSLRNKSLVTNVAQENNHTQLAALLEEVLLRLKTSSYHTTTSTRKISKPFNMFKLVRRRKIIHKNIKKI, encoded by the exons ATGGCTGCGTCTAATGAAGATCACGTTAGAATGATAACCGCCCTCGAAAACGACGACGTGGAAACAGCAACACGTATTATTACTGAAAAATTTGACAAGAAATTCCTCCAGTCTACTGGAATCCTTCGGGTCACCGCAGTCCATTTGGCTGCTTGGCATGGTAGACTAGAATTGCTGGATTTGCTTTACAAAAATGGTGCTGATATCAACACAACGGACAAGATTGGACGATGTGCTTTGTTTCATGCTGCACACCGTGGAAACAGCGAAGTAGTGAAGTGGTTGTTACAAAGAGGATCGTTTACAGATACTAAAGTCAATGTTGATTCTTGTTCCAAAGATTTTCGTAAATCAATTCGAGGTCCATATTCAATAGGACAACAG tTACCAATACCGGAGTGCTGGGGAAGAACAGCTTTGCATCAGGCGGTGAAGAACAATCATTCAGAAGTCGTTAAGTTATTAGTAAACGCCAACACTGATGTGAATGTCCAAGATGAACGAGGAATCACGCCATTGTTGTTAGCGGGCTCGAGTGTAATTCAAAAAGATTCCATTGAGATGTCCAAGTTTGTTGACATCATTGAAATTCTCGTTTCTGCAAAGGCGTCGTTAAATGTCATTGATCCGAATACAG GTGCTACGGCTTTACATCATGCAACGATTTTAGGGAGCTCTTTGGCGACAAAAAGATTAATAGATGGAGGTGCATGTCCTCTTTATCAGTGTAACAACACTGGCAGTACGTTGTTACATTTTGCTGCCAGTGTTGGTAACATAGATACACTCTTGATTCTTTTAGAAGCAATACCTCGTGATTATATTGACATTCAAGACAAG ATCAATCGAACACCTCTTCATCGAGCTTCTTATTCAGGGCATATCGAATGTGTTCGAGCACTAATCAATTTTGGTGGTAACTTGGCTGCAAGGACAAAAGTTGGTGTTACTGTCATCGACGCCATATTTGCTCATATACCAAAACCAGTGCTGTTTCTACAGAATATCTTGGATTCCTGGGTGGGAAGGAACAATAATTATACAGACAGATACTCATAT ATTACCATTAACTTCGACATATTAGCACCAAAGGGAGAATTGCAAATGGGAGTAATTAACTCTCTAATTGCAGCAGCTTCAGACATGGAACACTTGACACTATTACAGCATCCGCTGGTGGAAACATTCCTTTGGTTAAAATGGTCGAAACTGAGAGTATTTTTCTTAAGTCTCGTCTTTGTCCATGCCTTATTGATTCTTTCTTTGTCTGGTTATTCTATAATGCTTCTGCAATACGGGATTGACTCTGTTTTGTTACGAGCGATTCTGACTTGCTGTTCGTGTTTCCTATTATTTCACAATATGGTTCAGGTGTTGATGTTGCCAAG ATATTATTTAAAACGATGCGAAACTTGGCTATCATTTgcatgtgcagcaatgtcactggTGATTTCATTGAACACTGCAAATATCGCAATCCAGGTAAAAAAGGGAACACTAAATCTCCCTCAACAATCCTCACAATGGATGCTACGTTTCCTCAGCGTGTCAATTTTGCTCGGTTGGATACAAATGATGTTGCTAATTGGTCGTCTCCCAATATGCGGCTACTATGCACTGATGTTTTCCACGGTGTTGAAGAACATTCTGAAG GTTCTTTTAGCGTTCGTCTGCCTGATTGTCGGATTCGCGCTGAGCTTCTTCGTTTTGTTTCCCGAGAACGACCAGTTTCGCAATTCCTGGAGGGCCGTCGTGAAGACCGTGGTAATGATGATGGGTGAGTACGAATATGGGGCTCTGTTCTCGGACACGAAGAATGGGAGTTCCTTCCTGCCAGCCATGGACGGGGTCGTGTTCCTTGCTTTCGTCGTGCTCGCTAGTATCGTCCTGATGAACCTGATGATCGGCCTCGCGGTCAATGACATTCAAGGCCTTGTGAAAGAG GGTCACATTCGTCAGTTGTTGAAGCAGGCTGAGTTCATAGGTCACATCGAAATGCTGACATCGCATCGAATCTTTCGTAACAATTGGTTGCACTGGTTAATAGAGTCCAGACGCAACATTCCCACAAAAATTACGTTTAGATATTATGGAAATTATCCTAAATCTTATCTCAGTATACCAACAATGCTTAGAGAGGCATTATTCCTACTGGCTTCGAAACAATCACTTAGAAACAAAAG TTTGGTAACAAATGTTGCTCAGGAAAATAACCATACTCAATTAGCGGCGTTACTGGAAGAAGTGTTGCTACGATTAAAGACGTCTTCTTACCATACTACTACATCGACACGAAAGATTTCAAAACCTTTTAACATGTTCAAGCTTGTGCGCCGAAGAAAAATtatacataaaaatattaaGAAAATATAA